One window of the Cryptomeria japonica chromosome 7, Sugi_1.0, whole genome shotgun sequence genome contains the following:
- the LOC131856662 gene encoding (R)-mandelonitrile lyase-like has translation MKWDEKLVNESYEWVEKSIIFKQYKLFPWNSAFKNGLLQVGVLPYNGYTLDHLEGTKISGSIFDKNGKRHSAADLLQHANPENIVVLLNATASRILFTSVSGKLKASGVEFKSNDVVLPYQVSLNQLSTNSEVILSAGSIGSPQLLLLSGIGPKEQLKKLNITILLDLPLVGKNVQDNPSTGFLVESPKPLDFSYSQVVGILDDSQVYMEGGSYIQRNITSIQHLGLVRGKVAFPISRGDLWLKSIDPQDNPYVRYNYYSHPFDLKKCMFCVKIMINLSMSSPIQQFAFTNNKHMKTLQYIGTSLPNNPLNNSALAKYCNDTLDTYNHYHGGCQVGLVVDRRYQVKGVDNLRVVDGSIFKDSLGTNPQATILMLGRYMGIQILQERNNP, from the exons ATGAAGTGGGATGAGAAACTTGTGAATGAATCATATGAATGGGTTGAGAAGtcaattatcttcaaacaatacaaGCTCTTTCCTTGGAATTCTGCTTTCAAGAATGGGCTTCTTCAAGTAGGAGTTCTTCCTTACAATGGATATACTTTGGATCATTTGGAGGGCACCAAGATCAGTGGCTCCATTTTTGACAAGAACGGAAAGAGACATTCGGCCGCAGATCTTCTCCAGCATGCAAATCCAGAAAATATCGTAGTTCTTCTGAATGCTACTGCCAGTAGAATCCTCTTCACTTCGGTATCAG GAAAGCTCAAGGCTAGTGGAGTGGAGTTCAAAAGCAATGATGTTGTCCTTCCTTATCAAGTATCACTTAACCAATTGTCAACCAATAGTGAGGTGATTTTGTCAGCAGGAAGCATAGGTAGCCCTCAACTTCTCCTCTTAAGTGGAATTGGTCCAAAAGAACAACTTAAAAAATTGAATATTACTATTCTTTTAGATTTACCTTTAGTAGGAAAAAATGTTCAAGACAATCCAAGTACAGGGTTCCTTGTAGAATCCCCAAAACCACTTGATTTTTCTTATTCACAAGTAGTTGGCATTCTAGATGATTCACAAGTATACATGGAGGGTGGTAGCTATATCCAACGAAATATTACAAGTATACAACATTTAGGTCTTGTAAGGGGTAAAGTGGCATTTCCCATATCAAGGGGTGATCTTTGGCTTAAAAGCATAGACCCTCAAGATAATCCCTATGTTCGCTACAACTACTATTCACACCCTTTTGATTTGAAAAAATGTATGTTTTGTGTGAAAATTATGATTAATCTAAGTATGTCATCTCCTATTCAACAGTTTGCATTTACTAATAACAAACATATGAAAACACTTCAATACATTGGGACAAGCTTACCAAATAATCCACTAAACAATTCTGCCTTGGCCAAGTATTGTAATGATACACTAGATACATATAACCATTACCATGGAGGATGTCAAGTTGGTTTGGTAGTTGACAGAAGGTATCAAGTTAAAGGTGTTGATAATCTAAGGGTTGTGGATGGTTCAATTTTTAAGGATTCTCTTGGTACCAATCCACAAGCCACTATCCTCATGCTTGGAAG GTATATGGGAATTCAAATCCTTCAAGAGCGTAACAATCCATGA
- the LOC131033955 gene encoding protein HOTHEAD-like, whose protein sequence is MEKIFLLISCLLMFTHQFCSEAATSNPEYPYPFMTADAQKAASRSYDYIVVGGGTAGCPLAATLSQHYSVLVLERGDSPYGILDVEDFRGSPTTNPNVAQGFVSEDGVQLVRARVLGGGSAINGGVYSRASTEYIRKIKWDEKLVYESYEWVERLNAFQQYKLSTWNSATKDGLLQAGVLPYNGHTFDHLVGTKISGSIFDENGKRHTAADLLQYANPENIVVLLNATASRILFSLGSGKPKASGVEFRSNNDGKQVQDNPSATFTIVSSKPLEDSYSQLAGILDNSQNYIESGSLVQQNNGTNTQYLGVLDIKLAFPLSRGDLWLKSIDPRDNPYVRYNYYSHSLDLQRCVKGIKVMVNLSMSSSIQEFAFIDSGNSKTLQFLGIALPKNQSNDDALAKLCKEALGTFNHYHGGCQAGLVVNERYLVKGVDNFRVVDGSIYKDSPSTNPQATTMMLGRYMGIHILQERTIS, encoded by the exons ATGGAGAAAATATTTCTTCTGATTTCATGCCTGCTGATGTTTACACATCAATTCTGTTCAGAAGCAGCAACATCTAATCCGG AGTACCCATATCCGTTTATGACAGCAGATGCTCAAAAGGCAGCTTCAAGATCATATGATTACATTGTGGTTGGAGGAGGTACAGCGGGATGTCCCCTGGCAGCAACTCTCTCACAGCACTACTCTGTTTTAGTATTGGAGAGGGGAGACTCTCCTTACGGAATTCTCGATGTGGAGGATTTCAGAGGGTCTCCCACAACTAATCCCAACGTAGCGCAGGGGTTTGTCTCAGAAGATGGAGTGCAGTTGGTACGGGCGAGAGTTTTAGGAGGCGGATCAGCCATCAACGGTGGAGTCTACAGCAGGGCGAGCACTGAATATATTCGGAAAATAAAGTGGGATGAGAAACTTGTATATGAGTCATATGAATGGGTAGAACGGTTGAATGCCTTCCAACAATACAAGCTTTCTACTTGGAATTCTGCTACCAAGGATGGGCTTCTTCAAGCTGGAGTTCTTCCTTACAACGGCCACACTTTCGATCATTTGGTTGGCACCAAGATCAGTGGCTCAATCTTTGACGAGAATGGAAAGAGACATACAGCCGCAGATCTACTCCAGTATGCAAATCCAGAAAATATTGTAGTTCTTCTCAATGCTACTGCCAGCAGAATACTCTTCAGTTTGGGATCAG GAAAGCCAAAGGCTAGCGGAGTGGAGTTCAGAAGCAACAATGATG GTAAACAAGTTCAAGATAATCCTAGTGCAACCTTTACTATAGTATCCTCGAAACCACTTGAAGATTCTTATTCACAATTAGCAGGCATTTTAGACAATTCACAAAATTACATCGAAAGTGGTAGCCTTGTCCAACAGAATAATGGTACAAATACACAATATTTAGGTGTTCTTGATATTAAGTTGGCATTTCCCTTATCAAGGGGTGATCTTTGGCTTAAAAGCATAGACCCTCGAGATAACCCCTATGTTCGTTACAACTACTATTCACACTCTCTTGATCTACAAAGATGTGTGAAAGGTATAAAAGTAATGGTTAATCTGAGTATGTCATCTTCTATCCAAGAGTTTGCATTTATTGATAGTGGAAATTCCAAAACACTTCAATTCCTTGGAATAGCATTACCAAAGAATCAATCAAATGATGATGCCTTGGCCAAGCTTTGCAAAGAAGCACTAGGGACATTTAACCATTATCATGGAGGTTGTCAAGCTGGTTTAGTGGTTAATGAAAGATATCTGGTGAAAGGTGTTGATAATTTCAGAGTTGTGGATGGCTCAATTTATAAGGATTCCCCTAGTACCAACCCACAAGCCACAACCATGATGCTTGGaag GTATATGGGAATTCATATCCTTCAAGAACGCACAATCTCTTAA